The DNA sequence TCCAGCGTGTCCCGTCAGGTGGCGCACCGGATAGGCGCCGGATACCTCGACACCGGCGCGATGTACCGGGTGGCGACGCTGCACGTGCTCCGCGGCGCGGTGGACACCACCGACCCGGTGGCCGTCGCCCACGCGGTGCGCGGGCTGCCCGTGTCGGTCGGATCAGACGCGCTCGTCGAGGAGATCCTGCTGAACGGGGAGGACGTGTCCGCGGAGATCCGCGGCGACGCCGTGACGGCGGCGGTGTCGGCGGTGTCGGCGGTTCCGGAGGTGCGTGCGGCGCTGGTCGAAGTGCAGCGTGCCCTCGGTAGGGCGCGGGAGAGGATGGTGGTCGAGGGGCGCGATATCGGCACCGTGGTGTTGCCCGACGCCGACGTGAAGGTCTTCCTCACCGCCACGGCCGAGGCCCGCGCGCACCGGCGCAACCGGCAGAACGTCTCGGCCGGCGGCGCGGACGACTATGCCGCGGTGCTGGAATCGGTCCGCCGGCGCGATCACCTGGATTCCACGCGCGTCGCGTCGCCGCTACGGCCGGCCGACGACGCGCGCGTGGTTGACACCAGCGACCTGGGATTCGATGACGTCGTGCAGCTCCTCACCGAGCTTGCGCGCGAGAACATGGGAGCAGCCCTATGAGTGACGACGCGGGCCGCGGCGCCGACGCCGGCGGCACCACCGAAACAGGCGACATCTACGCGCAGGGCATCGGTCGTCCGGGATCCGTGGACGGCGGGGCGGCCGTGGACGGCATCTGGAGCGACGAGTCCGACTGGACGGCGCTCGACGCCGAGCTGGCCGAGGAGGCGGAGGCCGACGCCGTTCCGCTCCCGGTGCTGGCGATCGTGGGCCGGCCCAACGTGGGCAAGTCCACGCTGGTCAACCGGCTGATCGGCCGGCGCGAGGCGGTCGTGGAGGACGTGCCCGGCGTGACGCGCGACAGGGTCGCCTACACCGCGGAATGGGCGGGTCGTCGGTTCATGGTGCAGGACACCGGCGGCTGGGAGCCGGACGCCGTGGGGCTGCAGAAGGCCGTCGCCCGGCAGGCCGAGACGGCCATGGCGGAGGCCGACGCGATCCTGCTCGTCGTGGACGCGACCGTGGGCGCCACCGCCACCGACGAGGCCTTCGCCCGGATTCTGCGGCGTTCCGCAACCCCGGTGCTGTTGGTGGCGAACAAGGTGGACTCGAGCCGCGTCGAGGCGGACGCGGCCGCCCTGTGGTCGCTGGGGCTGGGCGAGCCGCACACTGTCAGCGCCATCCACGGCCGACGTACGGGCGACCTGCTCGACCTGATCCTCGAGTCGCTGCCGGAGACCCCGCGCGACACCGCCGCGCCCGTCGGCGGGCCGCGGCGCGTCGCGCTCGTCGGCAAGCCCAACGTCGGCAAGTCGAGCCTGCTCAACAAGCTCTCCGGCGGCGAGATCGCAGTGGTGCACGACGTCGCGGGCACCACCGTCGATCCCGTGGACACGCTCGTGGAGCTCGGCGGCAGCGTCTGGCGTTTCGTCGACACGGCGGGGCTGCGGCGCAAGGTGCGGCAGGCGAGCGGCACCGAGTTCTACGCGTCGCTGCGGACCCGCTCCGCCATCGACGCGGCCGAGCTGGCGATCCTGCTCATCGACGCCTCGCAGCCGATCACCGAGCAGGACCTGCGTGTGCTGTCGATGGTGGTGGACGCGGGGCGCGCGCTCGTCGTCGTCTACAACAAGTGGGACCTGGTGGACGAGGACCGGCGCTATGAGCTCGAGCGCGAGATCGACCGCGAGATGCACCGGGTGCCGTGGGCGCAGCGGGTGAACGTCTCGGCGCTCACCGGGCGGGCCGTGCGGAAGCTGGTGCCCGCCATGGAGACCGCACTGGAATCCTGGGACACGCGCGTGCCGACGGGCCGGCTGAACAACTGGCTCAAGGAGGTCGTCGCCGCGACTCCGCCTCCGATGCGCGGGGGTAGGCTGCCCCGCATCATGTTCGCCACCCAGGCGGGCACGCGGCCGCCGACGTTCGTGCTGTTCACCACCGGCTTCCTCGAGGCCGGGTACCGGCGGTTCCTGGAGCGACGGCTGCGCGAGGAGTTCGGCTTCGCCGGCAGCCCTGTGCGCATCTCGGTGCGTGTGCGCGAGAAGCGCGACCGGCGCAAGAAGTAGCGGACGCGCCGATCGGAATCACCTATCGGGATCGCCGCAGGTAGGGGGCCGATTAGCAGGTTGGACCCCGCCTGCGGTACTGTTCTTCCTGGTGCTGCGGGAGGGCTCGTTCCCCGCGGCGTCACGGGCTGTGGCGCAGCTTGGTAGCGCACCTGACTGGGGGTCAGGGGGTCGTGGGTTCGAATCCCGCCAGCCCGACGTTGGGAAGCCCCGGGACATCGCAGTTGCGGTGTCCCGGGGCTTTTCTGCATTCACGTCCCGGGCGTGGATCGGTTGCGCCATTCCGAGCGTCGGGTATGCACCACGCGCACGAGATCCCCGCGAAACACGTATAGAAGGTGCTCGAACCGGCGGTGGGCGAGTCGGTCCGACGCGGGAACCGGGATACCCTCGGGAAATGGACATGCGCGACGCGGGCCGGGGCGATACGAGCGGGGGGAGCATGGACGGGCACGATTTCGTCCCCGCGCCGACGCGTTCTGCTGCCGCTGCCGCAGCGCGGCTCGGTCCCGGCTCGGTCACCGAGGACGACGTCCGGCGCGCGGTATCCGCGTTCACGCGTCAGGACACGGGCGAT is a window from the Tomitella gaofuii genome containing:
- the cmk gene encoding (d)CMP kinase — its product is MAIDGPSGTGKSSVSRQVAHRIGAGYLDTGAMYRVATLHVLRGAVDTTDPVAVAHAVRGLPVSVGSDALVEEILLNGEDVSAEIRGDAVTAAVSAVSAVPEVRAALVEVQRALGRARERMVVEGRDIGTVVLPDADVKVFLTATAEARAHRRNRQNVSAGGADDYAAVLESVRRRDHLDSTRVASPLRPADDARVVDTSDLGFDDVVQLLTELARENMGAAL
- the der gene encoding ribosome biogenesis GTPase Der encodes the protein MSDDAGRGADAGGTTETGDIYAQGIGRPGSVDGGAAVDGIWSDESDWTALDAELAEEAEADAVPLPVLAIVGRPNVGKSTLVNRLIGRREAVVEDVPGVTRDRVAYTAEWAGRRFMVQDTGGWEPDAVGLQKAVARQAETAMAEADAILLVVDATVGATATDEAFARILRRSATPVLLVANKVDSSRVEADAAALWSLGLGEPHTVSAIHGRRTGDLLDLILESLPETPRDTAAPVGGPRRVALVGKPNVGKSSLLNKLSGGEIAVVHDVAGTTVDPVDTLVELGGSVWRFVDTAGLRRKVRQASGTEFYASLRTRSAIDAAELAILLIDASQPITEQDLRVLSMVVDAGRALVVVYNKWDLVDEDRRYELEREIDREMHRVPWAQRVNVSALTGRAVRKLVPAMETALESWDTRVPTGRLNNWLKEVVAATPPPMRGGRLPRIMFATQAGTRPPTFVLFTTGFLEAGYRRFLERRLREEFGFAGSPVRISVRVREKRDRRKK